In Dehalobacter sp., the following proteins share a genomic window:
- a CDS encoding EAL domain-containing protein, with product MKVTKNKTLIFVFIAVYYLFYLTATINQSNFWGNILSPIGALISFSLLLYAYFKPNQPKYVRYIWLSFSFASLSWAVGDFMWDYSVWVLGIDPIDDLYIATLYFGTNFFLSIGSVIFALNRFRRWNALQLLIDSLTMSVSILLLIWVIYLDAHYENLYLISKGGWTLSMSILLDIGMMTGISIWFFSIRAGNIAPSVRLSSGSVFAFALLDLIYYYLYLHDLYIPNSVIDSIYMASLLGIALSALITPQNITAEADDLTLYGDYSNEGYRNQGLLLLVGPIIILFFVGFNIQSLLIFFIIIFLHGILSNHIQNSIKDQRLLTREKELNAELEKRIDERTRELSEKARELEKKNRQLHCLSSQDIVTKLYNRRFFLEAVQEKIKNCQDDNILVLLFLDIDRFKTINDVYGHIIGDKLIIALSKRLQKFTDPEHDLLARFGGDEFVLAFHGKYHNGDIEKLAQGIIAICTEPIQLSKYTFHITISVGISIYPHDASSLDALIQNSDIAMYEAKKIGFNKYVFFNEQINAILQRNLKLEILLRKAIYDKEFSLHYQPQFSIPDNSLIGIEALLRWNSPAEGSIPPNEFISIAEETDLIIPLGKWVMNRAIRQIAEWNNRYQTTLKMGINVSIKQLNHKEFGEMVKSAIKFYAVPPEWIDMEITESIAIEEAYDIHGIIKTIRDIGISISIDDFGTGYSSLNHLKMFPFDRIKFAKLSIDHIVNDEFDKEIVRSIIVLANFMKIKTIAEGVETAAQYEVLKELGCDQIQGYYLGKPMPAKEFEKAFFSLPQQFLLENSPVNSSIISL from the coding sequence ATGAAAGTAACAAAGAATAAGACACTAATTTTTGTTTTCATTGCTGTTTATTATCTTTTTTACCTTACTGCGACCATTAACCAATCCAATTTTTGGGGGAATATTCTCTCGCCGATTGGTGCCCTGATATCATTTTCTCTGCTTTTGTATGCCTATTTTAAGCCAAACCAGCCAAAGTATGTCCGTTACATCTGGCTGTCTTTTTCTTTTGCTTCCCTTTCCTGGGCAGTCGGTGACTTCATGTGGGACTATTCTGTTTGGGTGCTTGGGATTGATCCAATAGATGATTTGTATATTGCGACCCTGTATTTTGGCACCAATTTTTTTCTTTCGATCGGTTCTGTCATCTTTGCCCTAAACCGCTTCAGAAGATGGAATGCCCTACAGCTGCTGATTGACAGTCTGACGATGTCCGTTTCCATTCTGCTGTTGATTTGGGTCATTTACCTTGATGCGCACTATGAGAACCTTTACCTTATTTCCAAAGGCGGCTGGACTTTATCTATGAGCATCCTTCTCGATATTGGAATGATGACCGGTATATCCATCTGGTTTTTCTCAATCCGGGCCGGAAATATCGCCCCCTCCGTCCGACTTTCATCAGGCTCCGTTTTTGCCTTCGCTTTGCTCGACTTGATCTATTATTATCTCTATCTCCATGATCTTTATATTCCGAATTCAGTGATTGATTCGATTTATATGGCAAGCTTGCTTGGTATTGCGCTCAGTGCGCTTATAACGCCCCAGAATATAACAGCAGAGGCTGATGATCTCACGCTATATGGGGATTATTCTAACGAAGGTTACAGAAATCAGGGGTTACTTTTATTGGTCGGGCCTATTATCATTCTGTTTTTTGTTGGATTCAATATTCAAAGCTTATTGATTTTTTTCATTATTATCTTTCTTCATGGAATATTGAGCAATCATATTCAGAATTCCATCAAAGACCAGCGTCTCTTAACAAGAGAAAAAGAGCTGAATGCCGAACTTGAAAAACGTATTGATGAACGTACACGGGAGCTTTCGGAAAAAGCCAGAGAACTCGAGAAAAAAAACCGCCAGCTACATTGTCTCTCCAGTCAAGATATCGTAACGAAGCTTTACAACCGCCGCTTCTTTCTGGAAGCTGTGCAGGAAAAAATCAAAAACTGCCAGGACGATAATATTCTCGTCCTGTTATTTCTTGATATTGACCGGTTCAAAACGATCAATGATGTTTATGGCCATATTATCGGAGATAAACTGATCATTGCACTTTCCAAGCGTCTCCAGAAATTTACCGATCCTGAACATGACCTGCTGGCCCGCTTCGGCGGTGATGAATTTGTGCTGGCGTTCCATGGCAAATATCATAACGGCGATATTGAGAAGCTGGCCCAAGGTATCATCGCCATCTGTACAGAGCCAATCCAGCTCAGTAAATATACATTCCACATAACGATCAGTGTCGGGATCTCCATTTACCCGCATGATGCTTCAAGTCTTGACGCCCTGATCCAGAATTCCGATATAGCGATGTATGAGGCCAAGAAAATAGGGTTCAATAAATACGTCTTTTTCAATGAGCAAATCAATGCGATCCTCCAACGGAATCTAAAGCTTGAAATTTTATTGAGAAAGGCGATCTATGATAAAGAATTTTCACTTCATTACCAGCCCCAGTTCAGCATACCGGATAACAGTCTTATCGGAATTGAAGCACTGCTCCGCTGGAATAGTCCGGCTGAAGGTTCAATTCCTCCGAACGAATTCATTTCGATTGCAGAGGAGACAGACCTGATTATTCCGCTTGGAAAATGGGTGATGAACAGGGCGATCCGCCAAATTGCCGAATGGAACAACCGTTATCAGACCACTCTGAAAATGGGCATCAACGTTTCGATCAAACAGCTGAATCATAAAGAATTTGGTGAAATGGTCAAATCAGCAATCAAATTCTATGCTGTTCCTCCGGAATGGATTGATATGGAGATCACTGAAAGCATAGCAATCGAAGAAGCCTATGATATTCACGGGATTATCAAAACGATCAGGGATATCGGAATTTCTATCTCGATTGATGACTTTGGAACCGGCTATTCCTCTCTAAATCATTTGAAGATGTTTCCATTTGACCGCATAAAATTTGCCAAACTCTCCATTGATCATATTGTCAATGATGAGTTTGACAAAGAAATTGTGCGTTCGATTATTGTGCTGGCGAATTTTATGAAAATTAAAACCATCGCCGAAGGCGTTGAAACTGCAGCCCAATACGAAGTGTTGAAAGAATTGGGCTGTGATCAGATTCAAGGCTACTATCTGGGCAAGCCCATGCCGGCTAAAGAGTTCGAAAAAGCCTTTTTTAGCTTACCCCAACAGTTCCTTTTAGAAAATTCTCCAGTAAATTCTTCAATAATTTCTTTATAA
- a CDS encoding amidohydrolase codes for MSRYLIRAMILPMTDAQDFYLQGEIAIDGDRIVSVGERGTAPAGFNPDRVLDLTNHVVMPGLINTHTHAAMTLLRGYADDMPLMPWLQEKVWPFEDKMTPEDIYWGSSLALCEMLRSGTTTMTDMYISEQETARAVLESGTRALLSRGMIDHNKEAGNRSLQENIELFRKYHNAGDGRIKIMFGPHAPYTCSEEFLLTVKQEADRLGAGIHIHLAETESELATIRERYGTTPLCWLEQQGILGGQMIAAHCVYLNDAELDILKKYNVGVAHNPESNMKLSSGTARIPEMLKRGIAVGLGTDGTSSNNDLDMFGEMRSASFQQKLVGSPEDLKAYEVLKMATAGGATVAGLKDLGKLQPGYKADMISIDFDQPHFYPRFSIPSHLVYCARGGDVRTVIVDGKILMEDRRLLTLDEQKICREAEKRARRIASEV; via the coding sequence ATGTCCAGGTATCTAATCAGAGCGATGATTTTACCGATGACCGATGCACAGGATTTCTACCTGCAGGGAGAAATTGCGATAGACGGGGACCGTATTGTTTCTGTCGGGGAGAGAGGAACAGCCCCGGCGGGTTTTAATCCAGACAGAGTCCTGGATTTAACGAACCATGTCGTGATGCCCGGACTTATTAACACGCACACGCATGCTGCAATGACACTGCTGCGCGGCTATGCCGATGATATGCCGCTTATGCCCTGGCTGCAGGAAAAGGTCTGGCCTTTTGAAGATAAAATGACACCGGAAGATATCTACTGGGGGAGTTCGCTTGCTCTTTGTGAGATGCTCCGTTCCGGTACGACGACCATGACGGATATGTATATCAGTGAACAAGAAACGGCCAGGGCAGTTTTGGAATCAGGGACTAGAGCACTGCTGTCCCGCGGCATGATTGATCACAATAAAGAAGCCGGCAACAGATCACTGCAGGAAAATATTGAATTATTCCGGAAGTATCATAACGCTGGGGACGGACGAATTAAGATTATGTTTGGCCCGCATGCCCCGTATACCTGTTCAGAAGAATTTCTGCTGACTGTAAAACAGGAGGCCGACAGGTTAGGAGCCGGCATCCATATCCATCTCGCGGAGACAGAATCCGAACTCGCTACGATCAGGGAGAGATATGGAACAACGCCGCTCTGCTGGCTGGAACAACAGGGTATATTGGGAGGACAAATGATTGCTGCCCATTGTGTTTACCTGAATGATGCCGAACTGGATATCCTTAAAAAGTATAACGTAGGGGTTGCCCATAACCCGGAAAGCAATATGAAGCTGAGCAGCGGAACAGCACGGATTCCGGAAATGCTTAAGCGGGGGATTGCTGTCGGACTCGGAACAGACGGTACTTCCAGCAATAATGATCTTGATATGTTTGGGGAAATGCGTTCGGCTTCCTTTCAGCAAAAACTGGTTGGCTCTCCTGAAGACCTCAAAGCCTATGAAGTTCTGAAAATGGCGACGGCCGGAGGGGCAACTGTGGCAGGATTGAAGGATCTAGGTAAACTTCAGCCCGGCTATAAAGCGGATATGATTTCGATTGACTTTGATCAGCCGCATTTCTATCCGAGGTTCTCGATACCTTCACATCTGGTTTACTGTGCCAGGGGCGGGGATGTCAGAACGGTAATCGTCGACGGAAAGATCCTGATGGAAGACAGGAGACTGCTGACACTTGACGAACAGAAAATCTGCCGCGAAGCAGAAAAAAGAGCCAGGAGAATAGCGTCTGAAGTCTGA
- the mtnA gene encoding S-methyl-5-thioribose-1-phosphate isomerase: MKALQWQGDHLLILDQTKLPFVEQYREIHSYKEMAEAIKNMEVRGAPAIGAAAAYGFALGAAEYRGSGEDFKDYMGEVRTVLEGTRPTAVNLFWALRKMEDKFREFLNMNDIGNIRAALINEANEIAEDDRRMNKRIGEYGNTLIPEKANILTHCNTGSLATVEFGTALGIIRTAHDSGKKIHVFAGETRPLLQGARLTAWELLQDQIPLTLITDNMAGYLMQQGKVDMVIVGADRIAANGDTANKIGTYSLAVLAAAHQIPFYVAAPTTTIDLKISGGDEIPVEERDDQEVRKIMDVRIVPDEVSVYNPAFDITSAKYITGIITEKGIISPPYSVNMVKMLVR, from the coding sequence GTGAAAGCGCTTCAATGGCAGGGAGATCATTTGTTGATACTCGATCAGACGAAATTGCCGTTTGTCGAACAATACCGCGAAATACATTCTTATAAAGAAATGGCAGAGGCAATAAAAAATATGGAAGTTCGCGGAGCTCCAGCAATCGGGGCGGCTGCAGCCTACGGCTTTGCGCTGGGGGCTGCCGAATACCGCGGAAGCGGTGAAGACTTTAAAGATTATATGGGTGAGGTTCGGACCGTTTTGGAAGGAACACGTCCAACTGCTGTAAACCTTTTTTGGGCACTTAGAAAAATGGAAGATAAATTCAGAGAATTTCTGAATATGAATGATATTGGAAATATTCGGGCAGCTTTAATCAATGAAGCGAATGAAATTGCCGAAGATGACCGCAGAATGAACAAACGTATTGGGGAATACGGCAACACGCTGATTCCGGAAAAAGCAAATATCCTGACGCACTGCAATACAGGCAGTCTTGCTACGGTTGAATTTGGGACAGCCCTGGGGATTATTAGGACTGCACATGATTCCGGGAAAAAGATTCATGTCTTTGCAGGCGAAACGAGACCCCTTTTACAGGGGGCCAGATTAACGGCCTGGGAGCTCCTTCAGGATCAGATCCCGTTAACGTTGATTACGGATAATATGGCCGGCTATCTGATGCAGCAGGGGAAAGTCGATATGGTTATCGTAGGGGCGGACCGTATTGCCGCCAACGGCGATACGGCCAACAAGATAGGAACCTATTCGCTGGCCGTGCTGGCTGCTGCTCATCAAATTCCGTTTTATGTGGCGGCACCGACAACGACCATTGATTTGAAAATATCTGGCGGGGACGAGATCCCTGTAGAAGAGCGGGACGATCAGGAAGTTCGGAAAATCATGGATGTAAGGATTGTTCCCGATGAAGTCAGTGTGTACAATCCCGCTTTTGATATTACGTCGGCAAAATATATTACCGGGATTATTACGGAAAAAGGGATCATATCCCCGCCCTATTCTGTAAATATGGTGAAGATGCTGGTAAGATAA
- the mtnP gene encoding S-methyl-5'-thioadenosine phosphorylase translates to MDFALIGGTGIENLTLDDRIEKTVETPYGFVQLAEGFISGIGMVFLKRHGAKHTCPPHLINYRANIWALKKIGVKKILATGAVGSISEAYRIGDIVLPDQFLDFTKSRAATFFEDGEQGVLHVDVSEPYCPDVRNHIIEGAVRSGLNVKNGGVYVCTEGPRFETPAEINMFRMLGGHLVGMTGVPEVVLARELGMCYATMALVTNQAAGIKKDPLTHAEVIATMDLLSKTVAALVESTCKIMDHDQRCYCTTGSKEAGLF, encoded by the coding sequence TTGGATTTTGCACTGATTGGCGGTACCGGAATTGAAAATCTGACGCTTGACGATAGGATCGAGAAGACAGTTGAAACGCCGTATGGTTTTGTTCAGCTGGCTGAAGGGTTCATCAGCGGGATTGGAATGGTGTTTTTAAAAAGACATGGTGCAAAGCATACCTGCCCGCCTCACCTGATTAATTACCGGGCCAATATTTGGGCCCTCAAAAAAATAGGCGTGAAAAAGATTCTGGCCACAGGTGCAGTAGGCTCCATATCTGAAGCTTATCGAATCGGTGATATTGTCTTGCCGGACCAGTTTCTCGATTTTACGAAAAGCCGTGCGGCGACTTTTTTTGAGGATGGGGAACAGGGGGTTTTGCATGTCGATGTTTCGGAACCTTACTGTCCCGATGTGCGTAATCATATCATAGAAGGTGCAGTAAGATCCGGCTTAAATGTAAAAAACGGTGGGGTCTATGTCTGTACCGAAGGCCCCCGTTTTGAAACTCCGGCGGAAATAAACATGTTCCGGATGCTGGGCGGGCACCTGGTAGGAATGACCGGAGTTCCGGAAGTGGTATTGGCCAGGGAACTTGGAATGTGCTATGCGACCATGGCCCTCGTAACCAATCAGGCTGCGGGCATTAAAAAAGACCCATTGACACATGCCGAAGTAATCGCTACTATGGACTTGTTGAGCAAAACTGTGGCAGCATTGGTGGAAAGCACCTGTAAGATCATGGATCATGACCAGCGGTGTTACTGTACTACCGGAAGCAAAGAAGCAGGCTTATTTTAA
- the ftsY gene encoding signal recognition particle-docking protein FtsY: MAGIFSRLKERLTKTREGFVGKVEQLFTGSGKIDEDLYEELEEILLQSDVGVNTTLKLVEMLRASVKEQKINDRSVLRNTLQEHITALLGEESPLSFAASKPTVYLVVGVNGVGKTTTIGKLAKNLQGQGKNVLLAAGDTFRAAAIEQLEVWGERSGTEVIKQSEGADPAAVAFDALHAARSRNADVLLIDTAGRLHNKVNLMKELTKIKKVVEREVPDAPHEVLLVLDATTGQNAIQQVKLFKEAVDITGIILTKLDGTAKGGVILGIRNEADIPVKLIGIGEGAEDLRPFEPREFARALFDRSEEE, translated from the coding sequence GTGGCGGGAATATTTTCCAGACTTAAAGAGCGTTTGACCAAAACCAGGGAAGGTTTTGTCGGCAAAGTTGAACAGCTCTTTACCGGCTCAGGCAAAATTGATGAAGATCTTTATGAAGAATTGGAAGAGATTCTGCTTCAATCAGATGTGGGTGTCAATACCACGCTGAAATTGGTTGAAATGCTGCGTGCATCCGTCAAAGAACAAAAAATTAATGACCGCTCCGTGCTGAGGAATACACTGCAGGAACATATTACTGCGCTATTGGGCGAAGAGAGTCCCTTGTCTTTTGCGGCTTCCAAGCCCACCGTCTATCTGGTCGTTGGTGTCAACGGTGTAGGAAAAACGACCACGATTGGCAAGCTGGCCAAAAATCTGCAGGGCCAAGGCAAAAACGTTTTGCTGGCGGCAGGGGATACTTTCCGAGCAGCAGCGATCGAACAATTGGAAGTATGGGGAGAACGGTCCGGGACAGAGGTTATCAAACAGTCGGAGGGGGCTGATCCTGCTGCGGTGGCTTTTGATGCGCTTCATGCGGCAAGATCCCGGAATGCAGATGTCCTCTTGATCGATACTGCCGGAAGACTGCACAATAAAGTGAATCTGATGAAAGAATTGACCAAGATCAAAAAGGTGGTCGAGCGTGAAGTTCCGGATGCCCCGCACGAGGTGCTGCTGGTGCTCGATGCGACGACCGGACAGAATGCTATCCAGCAGGTGAAGCTTTTCAAGGAAGCAGTCGATATAACAGGGATCATACTCACCAAGCTGGACGGTACGGCTAAAGGCGGCGTAATCCTGGGGATCCGCAATGAAGCGGATATTCCGGTAAAATTGATTGGAATCGGTGAAGGGGCAGAAGATTTAAGGCCTTTTGAACCGAGGGAATTTGCCCGGGCACTGTTTGACCGTTCTGAGGAGGAGTAG
- the smc gene encoding chromosome segregation protein SMC: protein MIPGMDAELFLKSIHIQGFKSFADKTKIDLQPGMSVIIGPNGSGKSNVADAVRWVLGEQSAKSLRGSKMEDVIFSGSSSRRPVGMAEVSLLFDNASGLFPLDYEEVVITRRVYRDGEAQYFINRTPCRLKDIQELFLDTGSGKEGFSIIGQGRIEEILNLKSDERRLLIEEVAGISKFRLRKREALRKLEDTRQNVDRLSDIIAEVEARIEPLAEQAETARTSKELISGLEKLEINLIVNELSDIHSKLTNAQTSEETLRQEFTALTTRVNEEENLSVRGRYELNQLEQRVQDLQGEIYALENKMNEAEHELSLLSERSGYIQEQFGRLQKELAAAQETLAASVEKKENLTAKQTLLQEILQNAARDLKEKEQQLEELRKLSGEARLEELKTEIFEELSNKSKLASEIAEINQKKEALLQQEKQYTRNIKAKEAEKESVLQEITAQIEEKQKLEAREVELLGKIENIRKTIQNNRLEQQNAETACSEFQRKIDQTGARLHALHTLQDSLEGYNRGVKETVLAYRKGQITCETIFGTVADNIEVEAKYELAVETALGSSLQNIIVEKTEDGKKCIEYLKKTNSGRATFLPLDAIRGTRQSLDDKTRRHHGFQGLAVDLVKFEPRFKDIMESLLGRILVADNLNSAIELAKANQYRVRVVTLLGDQVNIGGSLTGGSTRSQSSGLLSRAREIEELSLKTKDMQAELEEKKQRYTAIKKEMEGLGEAKETIDMELLKINGAKDIIDVDSKHHEERMNRLEQDLRVIRYELDEVRNELTGFAAKYEETGHLLNETEQKILALQSEQTEQEQLLKEKTSEAQELSEKITAAKVEAARSEQESNQIIQQITEENERILLNRDLISEKDKEIVGLQQAEQELYSGKEQQENSVQEYTVQINAQKFKLVELRREKESFSANNLKQEQDIQMLRSQARDMEQQIHQNELRIARWQGEWESGNDRLQEEYHLAWKDALSYLSPEKKDALQEKIAFYKQKIEELGPVNYTALEEYPETLKRFEFLSTQKNDLDEAGRTLQELIGELDKSMIERFQEGFTAVNEAFKEVFKQLFNGGQAELLLDDPNNLLETGVRIMAQPPGKRAQLLSLLSGGERSFTAIALLFAFLKVKPSPFCLLDEIEAALDEVNVKRFVQYLRKLSKHTQFIIISHRRGTMESADRLYGITMEESGVSKLLTVELEDRIEAPAI from the coding sequence GTGATACCTGGAATGGACGCAGAATTATTTCTCAAATCGATTCATATTCAGGGATTTAAGTCTTTTGCAGATAAAACAAAAATTGACCTGCAGCCGGGCATGAGCGTCATTATTGGACCAAACGGCAGCGGTAAGAGCAATGTTGCCGATGCCGTACGTTGGGTGCTTGGTGAACAAAGTGCCAAGAGTCTCCGCGGAAGCAAAATGGAAGATGTCATTTTTTCCGGAAGCTCGTCCCGCAGGCCTGTAGGGATGGCGGAAGTATCTCTGCTCTTTGATAATGCTTCAGGTCTCTTTCCGCTGGATTATGAGGAAGTTGTCATTACCCGCCGGGTTTATCGGGATGGAGAAGCGCAGTATTTTATCAACCGGACACCTTGCAGGTTAAAAGATATCCAGGAACTTTTCCTTGATACCGGCTCGGGAAAAGAAGGATTTTCAATTATCGGACAGGGCAGGATTGAAGAGATTCTGAATCTGAAATCTGATGAAAGGCGTCTGCTGATCGAGGAAGTCGCCGGCATCAGTAAGTTCCGCCTGCGCAAGAGAGAAGCTTTGAGAAAACTTGAGGATACCCGGCAAAATGTCGATCGTCTCAGCGATATTATCGCCGAAGTCGAAGCCAGAATTGAGCCGTTAGCCGAACAGGCCGAAACAGCCAGAACAAGCAAGGAATTAATCTCAGGGCTGGAAAAGCTCGAGATTAATTTAATCGTTAATGAACTTTCTGATATACACAGTAAGCTGACCAATGCCCAGACCTCCGAAGAGACGCTTCGTCAGGAATTTACGGCGCTGACAACTAGGGTCAATGAAGAAGAAAACCTGAGCGTACGCGGCAGGTACGAACTGAATCAATTGGAGCAACGCGTTCAAGACCTGCAGGGGGAAATATACGCTCTTGAAAATAAAATGAACGAAGCAGAACACGAATTATCCTTGCTTTCCGAGAGAAGCGGCTATATCCAGGAACAATTTGGGCGCCTGCAAAAAGAACTGGCGGCTGCACAGGAAACGCTGGCCGCATCCGTTGAAAAGAAGGAAAACCTTACTGCAAAGCAAACGCTTCTGCAGGAAATCCTCCAAAATGCAGCTAGGGATCTAAAAGAGAAAGAACAACAGCTGGAAGAGCTTCGGAAATTAAGCGGGGAAGCACGTCTGGAAGAGCTGAAAACGGAAATCTTTGAAGAACTCTCCAACAAGAGCAAACTTGCTAGTGAAATTGCTGAAATTAATCAAAAGAAAGAAGCTCTTCTTCAACAAGAGAAACAATATACCCGAAACATCAAAGCCAAAGAAGCAGAGAAGGAATCTGTGCTTCAGGAAATTACTGCCCAAATCGAGGAAAAACAAAAACTGGAAGCCAGAGAGGTCGAACTTCTGGGAAAAATAGAAAATATCAGGAAGACGATCCAAAACAACAGGTTGGAACAACAAAATGCTGAGACTGCGTGCTCGGAGTTTCAACGTAAAATTGACCAGACCGGGGCGAGACTTCATGCCCTCCATACACTCCAGGACAGTCTGGAGGGGTATAACAGGGGCGTCAAGGAGACAGTCCTGGCTTACCGGAAAGGCCAAATTACCTGTGAGACTATATTCGGTACAGTGGCTGACAATATCGAAGTAGAGGCCAAATATGAGCTTGCAGTGGAAACCGCTTTGGGGAGTTCTCTGCAGAACATTATTGTGGAAAAAACCGAGGACGGGAAAAAATGTATTGAGTACTTGAAAAAGACGAACAGTGGCCGGGCCACTTTCCTGCCTTTGGATGCAATCCGCGGAACGAGGCAGTCACTTGATGACAAAACAAGACGGCATCACGGTTTTCAAGGGCTGGCGGTTGATCTGGTCAAGTTTGAGCCGCGTTTTAAAGATATCATGGAGTCGCTGCTTGGAAGAATTCTGGTTGCAGACAATCTGAATTCTGCGATTGAGCTGGCTAAAGCTAACCAATACCGGGTCAGGGTAGTAACGCTCTTGGGTGACCAAGTCAACATCGGCGGGTCGCTTACCGGCGGAAGCACGAGATCTCAAAGCAGCGGCCTCTTAAGCAGAGCAAGAGAGATTGAAGAACTGTCTCTGAAGACTAAGGACATGCAGGCCGAACTGGAAGAAAAGAAGCAGCGATACACTGCCATAAAGAAAGAGATGGAAGGCCTCGGGGAAGCGAAAGAAACCATTGATATGGAATTGCTGAAAATTAATGGGGCTAAAGATATCATCGATGTGGACAGCAAACACCACGAGGAAAGAATGAACCGGCTGGAACAGGATCTCCGGGTCATCCGGTATGAACTGGATGAAGTCCGCAATGAACTGACAGGATTTGCTGCCAAATATGAAGAAACCGGACACTTGCTGAACGAAACAGAACAGAAGATTCTGGCTCTGCAGTCAGAGCAGACCGAGCAGGAACAACTGCTGAAAGAAAAAACTTCAGAGGCGCAGGAGCTTTCGGAAAAAATTACTGCGGCCAAAGTCGAGGCTGCCAGATCGGAGCAGGAGTCTAACCAGATCATTCAGCAGATCACTGAGGAAAATGAGCGGATTCTGCTTAACAGGGACCTGATCTCAGAAAAGGACAAGGAGATCGTCGGGCTTCAACAGGCTGAGCAGGAACTGTATTCCGGCAAGGAACAACAGGAAAATAGTGTTCAGGAATACACGGTCCAAATTAATGCCCAGAAATTCAAGCTTGTCGAACTGCGCAGGGAAAAAGAATCTTTCTCAGCGAATAATCTCAAGCAGGAACAGGATATTCAGATGCTGCGGAGTCAGGCCAGGGACATGGAACAGCAGATTCACCAGAATGAGCTCAGGATTGCCCGCTGGCAGGGTGAATGGGAATCTGGAAATGACCGCCTTCAGGAAGAATACCACTTGGCCTGGAAAGACGCGTTAAGCTATCTTTCGCCTGAAAAGAAAGACGCTTTACAGGAGAAGATTGCTTTTTACAAACAAAAAATTGAAGAACTTGGACCCGTAAATTATACAGCCCTTGAGGAATACCCGGAAACGCTGAAACGATTTGAATTCCTGTCCACCCAGAAAAATGATCTGGATGAGGCCGGAAGGACACTTCAGGAGCTGATCGGGGAACTAGACAAGAGTATGATCGAACGTTTTCAGGAAGGTTTCACGGCCGTCAATGAAGCGTTCAAAGAAGTATTTAAACAGCTTTTCAACGGCGGACAAGCTGAATTGTTACTGGATGATCCGAACAATCTTCTGGAGACCGGAGTCAGGATCATGGCCCAGCCCCCGGGCAAAAGGGCACAGCTCCTATCGCTTCTGTCAGGTGGGGAGAGGTCCTTTACGGCGATTGCCCTGCTGTTTGCGTTCCTGAAAGTCAAACCGAGTCCGTTTTGCCTCCTGGATGAGATTGAGGCGGCACTGGATGAAGTCAACGTCAAAAGATTTGTGCAGTATCTGCGCAAACTATCCAAACATACGCAGTTTATCATTATTTCGCACCGCAGGGGAACCATGGAATCCGCGGACAGGCTGTATGGAATCACTATGGAAGAATCGGGCGTATCGAAGCTTTTGACTGTCGAGCTCGAAGACAGAATAGAGGCTCCGGCTATCTAA
- the rnc gene encoding ribonuclease III, whose protein sequence is MAKRNRRAYFHKSSRNKYLEQTGEVESFISQLGLENLQSELIFTALTHPSFTFENPNSGLENNQRLEFLGDAVLDFIIGEYLYQNYPDKPEGELTKMRAAVVNETTLARKARSINLGQALFLGKGEQSSGGRDRPSIIADALEAVIGAIYLQYGFEKVRKFILDMLVPEILELNEGNYGDFKTMLQEKAQKKEYEVCYRIIEETGPDHDKRFTAGVYLQGELQGKGIGKTKKEAEQQAAHFALKAWEV, encoded by the coding sequence ATGGCCAAAAGAAACCGCCGCGCGTATTTCCATAAGAGCTCCCGGAATAAATACCTTGAACAAACGGGAGAAGTTGAATCCTTTATCAGCCAGTTAGGATTGGAAAACCTGCAAAGCGAACTGATTTTTACAGCGCTGACGCATCCTTCTTTTACTTTTGAAAATCCCAACAGCGGGCTGGAGAATAATCAGCGGCTGGAGTTTCTAGGCGATGCCGTTTTGGATTTTATCATTGGCGAGTATCTCTATCAGAACTATCCGGATAAGCCTGAAGGTGAGCTTACCAAAATGAGGGCTGCAGTCGTCAATGAAACGACGCTGGCTAGAAAAGCCCGCAGTATTAACTTGGGCCAGGCGCTCTTTCTGGGTAAAGGGGAACAGTCCTCTGGCGGCAGGGACAGGCCGTCCATCATTGCCGATGCGCTGGAGGCAGTCATTGGAGCGATTTATTTGCAGTATGGCTTTGAAAAAGTTCGTAAATTCATACTCGACATGCTTGTTCCGGAGATTCTGGAACTTAACGAAGGAAATTATGGAGATTTCAAAACCATGCTTCAGGAAAAAGCGCAAAAGAAGGAATATGAGGTTTGCTACAGGATCATTGAAGAGACAGGACCCGACCACGATAAACGATTTACGGCAGGGGTCTATCTTCAAGGTGAACTGCAGGGAAAAGGAATCGGTAAGACTAAAAAAGAAGCAGAGCAGCAGGCAGCCCATTTTGCGCTGAAAGCATGGGAGGTATAA